GGGGGACCAGCCGGGGTCTGTCGTGCTGACCATCGGGGCATTGGCCAAGGGCACCGACCCCACCCTCACCGCCGTGGTGCAACAGCTCGCCGACCACATCGCACGCCTGACCGACCAGGCGCCCACCGACAGGAGACAGGAATGATCCATCCCGCCCTTGCCCCGTACGCCAACCTGGCCGTCTACACCGCCATGGGCCTGTTCACCGTCACTCTGGTCTGCTTCGCCCTCTACCTGGCCGCCCGCACCCGACCCCTATCCGCGGCCCCAACCGCGGCCGCAGACACCCGCACGCCCGTCGCGGCAGGCCGTCACCCAGCCACCGACCGACTCGCCGTTGCGACCGGCGACAGCCCACCGGTCACCGGAGGAGACGACGCACCCAGCGATTCCAGACGCGCCCGGCAGATCGCAGCCGTCGCGCTCAACCTCACCTACCTGGGCGCCGCCTGCCTGCTGGCCGCGGTCGTGCTGCGCGGCATCACCGTGATGCGACCTCCCAACGGCAACATGTACGAGTTCACCATCGCAGCCAGCGCGGCCGCCGCCACCGTCTACGCTGCCCTGGCCAGAAGCCGCCACTGGGAATGGCTCGGGGCATTCGTCACCGGATTGATCCTGGCCGCCCTGATGGCCGCCGTGCTGCTGTTCTACACCGGCGCCGCCCAACTCTTGCCCGCGCTGCAAAGCTACTGGCTCGGCATCCACGTCACCATCGCCATCTGCGCCGTCGGGTTCTTCACCATCGCGTTCCCACTCAGCCTGCTACAACTGGCCCAGCGCCGCCGCAACACCCGCCCCACCATGGCCGGGCACCGGCTGCTCGCAGTCGTTCCGGACGCTGAGACCCTGGAGCGCGCCGCCTACGGCATGAACATCGTCGGCTTCATCCTGTGGACCTTCACCCTCATCACCGGAGCCATCTGGGCGCAGGAAGCCTGGGGCGCCTACTGGCAGTGGGACCCCAAAGAAGTCTGGACCTTCATCGTCTGGATCGTGTTCGCCGCACACCTGCACGGCCGCGCCACTGCTGGCTGGCAATCCAAGCGCGCCACCTACATCGCTCTGGCTGGATACGTGGCCGTGGTGGCCAACTTCACCCTGGTGAATCTGTCGTCCACCTTCGCCGGTATGCACAACTACTCCGGTATGTAACGAAAGGGCTCTATGACCCACCGAGCACACCTGGCCACGAAACTGGTGCGGCTGTCATATGCCGCACCCTGGCGGATCAGTGCCGCTGCATGAGTAGATCTGCGCGTCCCTGCTGCCGGAGTTCCAGGACAACCATCGCGGCGATTGCGATGGCGTACGCGATACGTCGACGTCTTGGGGTCCAGGCGAAACGAACTCCGATCCAGCGGTGCGTCGCCAGACCGACGAGGAGCCGCACCAGAGCCAATGCCGCCGCTACGGTGGCCAGGACCCCTAGCGGGTTATACCGCCACGCCGCCTGGAGATTGCCTTGAGCTGTCAGTCGCGCTGCCCTGGTCCCGCCGCACAGCGGATCCATAATGCCCGCGTAGTGGAACGGGCTGTGAATGTCGACCGGCGGCAGGCCGAAGATGGCCATCGTCACTGCGACGACCAGGCCAGCGATGCCCGTGATGCTCAGCACCAGCATCTGGTCGGACCGGTCGATCCTGATCGAGACGGGCACCCCCTCAGGAGCAACAGATTTGAGCACCACGCCTCCCAACGCACAAGCGTCCACGGACGAGCCCGGCTTGTCCGACTCGGTTTCTTCGTAGCCGATGCTACCGACCATCGCGATCACGTGTCCGGAGGCGTGTTAGCCCGTGGAACTGTCCCGATGTTCGTCCAAGAACGGCTGAGCCGACGCGGTCGCACACGCCGACTTCCGCGTCCGGTTGAGCGCCAAGGCGCTGCCGTGTGGCTAGTCAGTGCTCGGTACCCTTCCCCCGTGCGGTTACGCAGCCCACATCCATCAGCTGAGGTAGAAATCGTTGAGTAGCTACGCAGGGCGTCACCGCGCGCAATCCCCGGTGGGGCGTCACCGCGCTCAGGCACGCACCCTTCTCGGCCGCCACAAGGTCGCGCTACCGGTGGTCGCCGCGGCGACCGCATCCGCGGTCGCGGCCGGAGTCGCGGCCAGTGCGGCACCGCTCGGCCTGATTGGTCAGAGCGGGAGTCGCTCGGCCGCAGTCGCGAGCCAACGACAGACGGTCGATTCCGCACTAACGCGAGCGCCCATGTCGGCCGCTGATCGGCCCGCGTCGACGAAGGCCCCGATGACAGCGGCAGCACGAGACCGGGCCGCGTCCCGGGATCAGATTCGGACCACGCCCAGCAGCACGAACGTGCCGCGTCCTTCCACCGCCAAGTCAACGCGCGCTCCTGACACCGCAACCCAGCAGCACGCAGAACACCCCACGACAAGCAGCACCAGGCGCCGTCAGCCCGAATGGGTGTGCGCAATCGCCGGGTGTGGCGGAACATTCACCTCCGGG
This genomic window from Flexivirga oryzae contains:
- a CDS encoding DUF2752 domain-containing protein; translation: MVGSIGYEETESDKPGSSVDACALGGVVLKSVAPEGVPVSIRIDRSDQMLVLSITGIAGLVVAVTMAIFGLPPVDIHSPFHYAGIMDPLCGGTRAARLTAQGNLQAAWRYNPLGVLATVAAALALVRLLVGLATHRWIGVRFAWTPRRRRIAYAIAIAAMVVLELRQQGRADLLMQRH
- the ccsB gene encoding c-type cytochrome biogenesis protein CcsB; this encodes MIHPALAPYANLAVYTAMGLFTVTLVCFALYLAARTRPLSAAPTAAADTRTPVAAGRHPATDRLAVATGDSPPVTGGDDAPSDSRRARQIAAVALNLTYLGAACLLAAVVLRGITVMRPPNGNMYEFTIAASAAAATVYAALARSRHWEWLGAFVTGLILAALMAAVLLFYTGAAQLLPALQSYWLGIHVTIAICAVGFFTIAFPLSLLQLAQRRRNTRPTMAGHRLLAVVPDAETLERAAYGMNIVGFILWTFTLITGAIWAQEAWGAYWQWDPKEVWTFIVWIVFAAHLHGRATAGWQSKRATYIALAGYVAVVANFTLVNLSSTFAGMHNYSGM